Proteins from one Sphingopyxis terrae subsp. terrae NBRC 15098 genomic window:
- a CDS encoding SRPBCC domain-containing protein, whose amino-acid sequence MSSAARHEPLAMSGAAVIVALRVAATPARAFEVFTRDIGSWWQSHPLFELARGDDGVPRFDPAGPSGRLVTRFTDGREWEIGRVHAWEPGKRLAFGWRVPGFAADQTTEVEVRFDAVGAETRVTVEHRGWDQIPQSHAARHGFDLMLFQRRLGEHWRALLAAMDRNL is encoded by the coding sequence ATGTCGAGCGCAGCGCGCCATGAGCCGCTCGCCATGAGCGGTGCGGCGGTGATCGTCGCCCTGCGCGTCGCGGCCACCCCGGCGCGCGCCTTCGAGGTGTTCACCCGCGACATCGGCAGCTGGTGGCAAAGCCATCCGCTGTTCGAGCTGGCGCGCGGCGACGACGGCGTGCCGCGCTTCGACCCCGCGGGGCCGAGCGGTCGGCTGGTGACGCGCTTCACCGACGGCCGCGAATGGGAGATCGGCCGCGTCCATGCGTGGGAGCCCGGCAAGCGGCTTGCCTTCGGCTGGCGCGTTCCCGGCTTTGCCGCCGACCAGACCACCGAAGTCGAGGTGCGCTTCGACGCCGTCGGCGCCGAAACGCGCGTCACCGTCGAGCATCGCGGCTGGGATCAAATCCCGCAAAGCCATGCCGCGCGCCACGGATTCGACCTGATGCTGTTCCAGCGCCGCCTCGGCGAACATTGGCGCGCGTTACTAGCTGCGATGGACCGCAATTTGTAA
- a CDS encoding ArsR/SmtB family transcription factor, translating into MSAAAVDAVFAALADPRRRRAVELLGRRPYSAGELADTLGLAPPAMSRHLRALKDGGLVEDHYLPFDARVRIYRLKDGATDALKGWLAETESLWSEQLAAFKAHVERSAP; encoded by the coding sequence TTGAGCGCGGCCGCGGTCGACGCCGTGTTTGCGGCGCTTGCCGACCCGCGGCGGCGGCGCGCGGTCGAACTGCTCGGTCGGCGCCCCTATAGCGCCGGCGAGCTGGCCGACACGCTGGGCCTCGCGCCGCCCGCGATGAGCCGGCACCTCAGGGCGCTGAAGGACGGCGGGCTGGTCGAGGATCATTATCTGCCCTTCGACGCCCGCGTCCGCATCTATCGCCTGAAGGACGGCGCAACCGACGCGCTCAAGGGCTGGCTCGCCGAAACCGAAAGCCTGTGGAGTGAGCAGCTCGCCGCCTTCAAGGCGCATGTCGAGCGCAGCGCGCCATGA
- a CDS encoding VOC family protein, with product MTEAHRPKGLSSAISYRDSKAAFRWLEEAFGFEPLFVLLDADGNLAHSEMGYGASVVMIGNEWSDDHKSPQSIGGKNTQSVHVQLAPGEDIDAHCAAARAAGAAIIAEPETQFYGDRTYRAKDPEGHIWTFGVTVAAKTAAEWDAEGGFTTQTRLDD from the coding sequence ATGACCGAAGCGCACCGCCCCAAGGGGCTATCGAGCGCGATCAGCTATCGCGACAGCAAGGCGGCGTTCCGCTGGCTGGAAGAGGCATTCGGGTTCGAACCGCTGTTCGTGCTGCTCGATGCCGACGGCAATCTCGCGCACAGCGAAATGGGCTATGGCGCCTCGGTGGTGATGATCGGCAATGAATGGTCGGACGATCACAAGAGCCCGCAGTCGATCGGCGGCAAGAACACCCAGAGCGTCCATGTCCAGCTCGCCCCCGGCGAGGATATCGACGCACATTGCGCAGCCGCGCGCGCGGCGGGCGCCGCGATCATCGCCGAGCCCGAGACGCAATTTTATGGCGACCGCACCTATCGCGCCAAGGATCCCGAGGGGCATATCTGGACCTTCGGCGTCACGGTCGCGGCCAAGACCGCCGCCGAATGGGACGCCGAGGGCGGCTTCACCACCCAGACGCGGCTCGACGATTGA
- a CDS encoding glutaminase: MPDLARCVAEAYQTALPHRGQGKVADYIPALAGVDPDRFGFALALPDGTVHTAGDADEAFSIQSVSKVFTLALALRRVGSSLWDSVGREPSGSAFNSIVQLESEQGVPRNPFINAGAIATTDRLIDGRSADEAVDEIVAFMRARAGDASVVIDTGVAGSENDTGARNRSLSYFMDAFGTLRHPVETVLSVYFRQCALSMSCRQLAQAGQFLAFEGRDPRTGEQLLDPHRARRINAIMMLCGHYDNSGEFAFRVGLPGKSGVGGGILCIAPGQGSIAVWSPGLNEAGTSLVGALALEHFAYAAGWSVFD; this comes from the coding sequence ATGCCCGATCTCGCCCGCTGCGTCGCCGAAGCCTATCAGACTGCGCTGCCGCACCGCGGCCAGGGCAAGGTCGCCGACTATATCCCCGCCCTCGCCGGGGTCGATCCCGACCGCTTCGGCTTTGCCCTCGCGCTCCCTGACGGAACGGTCCACACCGCGGGCGACGCCGACGAGGCTTTTTCGATCCAGTCGGTGTCGAAGGTGTTCACGCTCGCCCTTGCACTGCGCCGGGTCGGCAGCTCGCTATGGGACAGCGTCGGCCGCGAGCCGTCGGGCAGTGCCTTCAACTCGATCGTCCAGCTCGAAAGCGAGCAGGGAGTGCCGCGCAATCCCTTCATCAACGCCGGGGCGATCGCGACCACCGACCGGCTGATCGACGGTCGCTCGGCCGACGAGGCGGTCGATGAGATCGTCGCCTTCATGCGGGCCAGAGCGGGCGACGCAAGTGTGGTGATCGACACCGGCGTTGCGGGATCGGAAAATGACACCGGCGCGCGCAACCGCAGCCTGTCCTATTTCATGGACGCCTTCGGGACGCTGCGCCACCCGGTGGAGACGGTGCTGTCGGTCTATTTCCGCCAATGCGCGCTGTCGATGAGCTGTCGCCAGCTGGCGCAGGCCGGCCAGTTCCTGGCCTTCGAGGGCCGCGACCCGCGCACCGGCGAACAGCTTCTCGACCCGCACCGCGCGCGGCGCATCAACGCGATCATGATGCTGTGCGGCCATTACGACAATTCGGGCGAATTCGCCTTTCGCGTTGGCCTGCCCGGCAAGAGCGGGGTGGGCGGGGGCATCCTGTGCATCGCACCGGGGCAGGGATCGATCGCGGTCTGGTCGCCGGGCCTCAACGAAGCCGGAACATCGCTCGTCGGCGCGCTCGCGCTCGAACATTTCGCCTATGCGGCGGGTTGGTCGGTGTTCGATTAA
- a CDS encoding septal ring lytic transglycosylase RlpA family protein: protein MRRVMAMSLALMLAMPAVAQDQFGGGETEIGNGTASYYGRELAGNRTASGERFDPDQMTAAHPTLAFGSKVRVTNLSNGQSVIVRVNDRGPFGGRRVIDISQAAAKEIGMHRSGTAKVSLTLVADQD, encoded by the coding sequence ATGCGGCGCGTGATGGCGATGAGTTTGGCGTTGATGCTGGCGATGCCGGCGGTGGCGCAGGATCAGTTCGGCGGCGGCGAAACCGAAATCGGCAACGGCACGGCAAGCTATTACGGCCGCGAACTCGCGGGCAATCGCACCGCGAGCGGCGAGCGCTTCGACCCCGATCAGATGACCGCAGCGCACCCCACGCTCGCCTTCGGCAGCAAGGTCCGCGTTACCAACCTGTCCAACGGCCAGAGCGTGATCGTCCGCGTCAACGACCGCGGCCCCTTCGGTGGCCGCCGCGTCATCGATATTTCGCAGGCCGCGGCAAAGGAAATCGGCATGCACCGCAGCGGCACCGCCAAGGTCAGCCTGACGCTCGTCGCCGACCAGGATTAA
- the gyrB gene encoding DNA topoisomerase (ATP-hydrolyzing) subunit B, producing the protein MTDTPASGASESAPKQPNQNSYGADSIKVLKGLDAVRKRPGMYIGDTDDGSGLHHMVFEVSDNAIDEALAGHCDLVLITLNSDGSVSVEDNGRGIPTGIHAEEGISAAEVIMTQLHAGGKFENTSDDNAYKVSGGLHGVGVSVVNALSEWLELTIWRDGEEHWMRFEHGDSVAPLKVNGPAPAGKKGTRVTFMASTDTFKNVTEFDFEKLEHRYRELAFLNSGVRIKLVDARHAEHVVHDLFYEGGIAAFVKYLDRNKNPLLPDPIAISSERDGIGIDVALEWNDSYYENVLCFTNNIPQRDGGTHLAAFRAALTRTLNGYGEKSGLLKKEKVSLTGEDMREGLTAIVSVKLPDPKFSSQTKDKLVSSEVRQPLESLMADRMTEWLEENPAYAKAVIQKVIDAAAAREAAKKARELTRRKGAMDIASLPGKLADCQERDPSKCELFLVEGDSAGGSAKQGRDRHVQAILPLKGKILNVERARFDRIISSKEVGTLIQALGTGIRDEFNIEKLRYHKIVIMTDADVDGAHIRTLLLTFFYRQMPEIIENGHLYIAQPPLYKVAKGRSEVYLKDDTALENYLVDAGIDALMLETPGGARSGNDLRGLIEHGRRLRALMRYVPRTLDHGLVEALALVGALDPALDTAGRHSAAATAANWLNAAERALTGGAEAVWTVEAVEGGGYTLERRWRGVSDHHAIDAGFLASQEARRLHKLAAEQAETYGGPGRLVKASAATVVEADSDAEGEDGEAPTAASAAKAVPVTRPSELLDAIFTHSRRGLSISRYKGLGEMNAEQLWETTLDPANRSLLRVEAEQADVAHEIFERLMGDEVEPRRDFIQTNALSVANLDV; encoded by the coding sequence ATGACAGACACCCCCGCGAGCGGCGCGAGCGAAAGCGCCCCCAAGCAGCCCAATCAGAACAGCTACGGCGCCGATTCGATCAAGGTGCTGAAAGGCCTCGATGCGGTGCGCAAGCGGCCTGGCATGTATATCGGCGACACCGACGACGGGTCGGGTCTGCATCATATGGTCTTCGAAGTCAGCGACAATGCGATCGACGAGGCACTCGCCGGCCATTGCGATCTGGTACTCATCACGCTCAACAGCGACGGATCGGTCAGCGTCGAGGACAATGGACGGGGCATCCCGACCGGCATCCATGCCGAGGAAGGCATTTCGGCGGCCGAGGTCATCATGACCCAGCTTCACGCGGGCGGTAAGTTCGAGAACACGAGCGACGACAATGCCTATAAGGTGTCGGGCGGTCTGCACGGCGTCGGCGTATCGGTCGTCAATGCGCTCAGCGAATGGCTCGAACTGACGATCTGGCGCGATGGCGAAGAGCATTGGATGCGCTTCGAGCATGGCGATTCGGTTGCGCCGCTCAAGGTCAACGGGCCGGCGCCTGCGGGCAAGAAGGGCACCCGCGTCACCTTCATGGCATCGACCGATACCTTCAAGAATGTCACCGAGTTCGATTTCGAAAAGCTGGAACATCGCTATCGCGAGCTCGCTTTTCTCAATTCCGGCGTGAGGATCAAGCTGGTCGATGCCCGCCACGCCGAACATGTCGTCCACGACCTGTTCTACGAGGGCGGGATTGCGGCTTTCGTCAAATATCTCGACCGCAACAAGAATCCGCTGCTGCCCGATCCGATCGCGATCAGCAGCGAACGCGACGGCATCGGCATCGACGTCGCGCTCGAGTGGAACGACAGCTATTATGAAAATGTCCTCTGCTTCACGAACAATATCCCGCAGCGCGACGGCGGCACCCACCTCGCCGCTTTCCGCGCGGCGCTGACGCGCACGCTCAACGGCTATGGCGAAAAATCGGGCCTGCTGAAGAAGGAAAAGGTCAGCCTGACCGGCGAGGATATGCGCGAAGGCTTGACCGCGATCGTCTCGGTCAAGCTGCCCGATCCGAAGTTTTCCTCGCAGACCAAGGACAAGCTTGTCTCGTCGGAAGTGCGCCAGCCGCTCGAAAGCCTGATGGCCGACCGGATGACCGAATGGCTCGAGGAAAATCCCGCCTATGCCAAAGCGGTGATCCAGAAGGTGATAGACGCCGCCGCGGCGCGCGAGGCCGCGAAGAAGGCGCGCGAATTGACCCGGCGCAAGGGCGCGATGGATATCGCGAGCCTGCCCGGCAAGCTTGCCGACTGTCAGGAACGCGACCCCAGCAAGTGCGAACTCTTCCTCGTCGAAGGGGATTCGGCAGGCGGCAGCGCCAAGCAGGGCCGCGACCGGCATGTGCAGGCCATTCTGCCGCTGAAGGGCAAGATCTTGAACGTCGAGCGGGCGCGCTTCGACCGCATCATTTCGTCGAAGGAAGTCGGCACGCTGATTCAGGCGCTCGGCACCGGGATCCGCGACGAATTCAACATCGAAAAGCTGCGCTATCACAAGATCGTGATCATGACCGACGCCGACGTCGACGGCGCGCATATCCGCACGCTGCTGCTCACCTTCTTCTACCGCCAGATGCCCGAGATCATCGAGAATGGCCACCTCTACATTGCCCAGCCGCCGCTCTACAAAGTCGCAAAGGGGCGCAGCGAGGTGTATCTGAAGGATGACACCGCGCTCGAAAATTACCTCGTCGATGCCGGAATCGACGCGCTGATGCTCGAAACGCCGGGCGGCGCACGGTCGGGTAACGATCTGCGCGGCCTGATCGAGCATGGCCGACGGCTCCGCGCGCTGATGCGTTACGTCCCCCGCACGCTCGATCATGGGCTGGTCGAGGCACTGGCGCTGGTCGGCGCCCTCGATCCCGCGCTCGATACGGCAGGACGCCACAGCGCTGCGGCAACTGCCGCGAACTGGCTCAATGCCGCTGAGCGCGCGCTGACCGGCGGCGCCGAAGCGGTGTGGACCGTCGAGGCGGTCGAAGGCGGCGGCTATACGCTCGAACGCCGCTGGCGCGGGGTGAGCGATCATCACGCGATCGACGCCGGTTTCCTCGCGAGCCAGGAGGCGCGCCGCCTTCACAAACTCGCCGCCGAACAGGCCGAAACCTATGGTGGCCCCGGACGGCTGGTGAAAGCCAGCGCTGCTACGGTCGTCGAGGCCGACAGCGATGCCGAGGGCGAGGATGGCGAGGCACCGACCGCCGCGAGCGCCGCAAAGGCCGTGCCGGTGACGCGGCCGTCCGAATTGCTCGATGCCATCTTCACGCACAGCCGCCGCGGCCTGTCGATCAGCCGGTACAAGGGACTGGGCGAGATGAATGCCGAGCAATTGTGGGAAACCACACTCGATCCCGCCAACCGCTCGCTGCTGCGCGTCGAGGCCGAACAGGCCGATGTCGCGCATGAAATCTTCGAGCGGCTGATGGGCGACGAGGTCGAGCCGCGGCGCGATTTCATCCAGACCAACGCGCTGTCGGTTGCCAATCTGGACGTCTGA
- a CDS encoding nitroreductase encodes MPANDALSVAEALHRRRSVRAFSDRPVDRAVLARIFADAQRAPSGGNLQPWQVTVVTGERWERVKAAVAARIAMGRDGQQPEYDIYPRGLTDPWESRRFGVGEALYASLGIPREDKPGRLARFMENYRGFGAPVMLFLHCSRIMGPPQWADMGMWLQSVMLLLVEHGLASCPQECWAMYGATIRHELELGDDQILFTGLAIGHADAAAPVNQWPVPRAELDEVIDWQGF; translated from the coding sequence ATGCCAGCGAATGATGCCCTGTCCGTTGCCGAAGCGTTGCACCGCCGCCGTTCGGTGCGCGCCTTTTCGGACCGCCCGGTCGACCGGGCGGTACTGGCACGGATTTTTGCCGACGCGCAGCGCGCACCATCGGGCGGCAATCTGCAGCCGTGGCAGGTGACGGTCGTTACAGGTGAGCGCTGGGAGCGCGTGAAGGCGGCGGTGGCGGCGCGGATCGCGATGGGGCGCGACGGCCAGCAACCCGAATATGACATCTACCCGCGCGGACTGACCGACCCGTGGGAAAGCCGGCGCTTCGGCGTCGGCGAGGCGCTCTACGCCTCGCTCGGCATCCCGCGCGAGGACAAACCGGGCCGGCTTGCTCGGTTCATGGAGAATTACCGGGGTTTCGGCGCACCGGTGATGCTTTTCCTTCATTGTTCACGCATCATGGGCCCCCCGCAATGGGCCGACATGGGCATGTGGCTCCAGTCGGTGATGCTGTTGCTCGTTGAACATGGCCTTGCAAGCTGTCCGCAGGAATGCTGGGCGATGTACGGCGCGACGATCCGGCACGAACTGGAACTGGGCGACGACCAGATCTTGTTCACTGGGCTGGCGATCGGTCATGCCGATGCGGCCGCACCGGTGAATCAATGGCCGGTTCCGCGCGCCGAACTGGATGAGGTGATCGATTGGCAGGGATTTTGA
- a CDS encoding RDD family protein, which yields MSAAGNLRMRAAQEKKLREFVTPEGVDLQLYIASAALRLGALLIDLILIVLTLILFTLLILWAGLASNSSIAVTVWLLGAFVLRTFWFIGFELGTRAATPGKRLMGIRVVARDGGRLTADAVVARNLIRELELFLPLTMMGVGAAEDMVSGWTALAGVAWSLTLSLFLLFNRDRMRMGDLIAGTWVVMAKRAKLDRDITADGGGVDAIRFTDAELAVYGIYELQELERVLRGADPRAMRDVADAIRGKIGRPVAEEDDVFLTSYYRQLKARLERGLLFGKRREDKYASE from the coding sequence TTGAGCGCGGCGGGTAATCTGCGGATGCGCGCGGCGCAGGAAAAGAAGCTGCGCGAATTCGTGACGCCCGAAGGAGTCGATCTGCAATTGTACATTGCAAGCGCGGCGCTCCGGCTCGGCGCGCTGCTGATCGACCTGATCCTTATCGTCCTGACGCTCATCCTGTTCACCCTGCTGATCCTCTGGGCCGGGCTCGCGTCAAATTCGTCGATCGCAGTGACGGTCTGGCTGCTCGGCGCCTTTGTTCTGCGCACCTTCTGGTTCATCGGCTTCGAACTTGGCACGCGTGCGGCGACGCCCGGCAAGCGGCTGATGGGCATCCGCGTCGTCGCGCGCGACGGCGGCCGGCTCACCGCCGATGCGGTCGTCGCGCGCAACCTGATCCGCGAGCTTGAGCTCTTCCTCCCCCTCACCATGATGGGCGTCGGCGCGGCGGAGGATATGGTATCGGGCTGGACCGCGCTCGCGGGGGTCGCCTGGTCGCTGACACTCAGCCTGTTCCTGCTTTTCAACCGCGACCGGATGCGGATGGGCGACCTGATCGCCGGAACCTGGGTCGTGATGGCGAAGCGCGCGAAGCTTGACCGCGACATCACCGCCGATGGCGGCGGGGTCGACGCGATCCGCTTCACCGACGCCGAACTCGCCGTCTATGGCATCTATGAATTGCAGGAACTGGAGCGCGTGCTGCGCGGCGCCGATCCGCGCGCGATGCGCGATGTCGCCGACGCGATCCGCGGCAAAATCGGCCGCCCCGTCGCCGAAGAGGATGACGTGTTCCTGACGAGCTATTATCGGCAGCTCAAGGCCCGGCTCGAACGCGGCTTGCTATTCGGAAAACGCCGAGAGGATAAATATGCCAGCGAATGA
- a CDS encoding stage II sporulation protein M, with amino-acid sequence METARASDAPGFSTSRFRAEREADWIAFDTLLGRLETRGAKALSSDELLQLPILYRATLSSLSIARATMLDKALLDHLEGLAMRGYFLIYGVRETRLSRLRRFFLYDWPAAVRAVWKETLIIALIITLGALTSWSLVAHNPEWYYNFVPDEMAGGRDPRATVEFLRSTLGHGKAGGKDEGALHVFATFLFTHNSRVSIMSFALGFAFGVPTMMLEYYQGIGLGAMLAVFSAKGLGVDFGGWLFIHGTTELFAAALSGAAGLRIGSAVVFPGARSRLQAAAEAGRTAGKVMVGVILMLLAAGLLEGFGRQLITDTVMRYAIGSLMLAFWLAYFYIPRRENVA; translated from the coding sequence ATGGAAACCGCGCGCGCGAGCGACGCCCCCGGCTTCTCGACCAGTCGTTTTCGCGCTGAGCGCGAGGCCGACTGGATCGCCTTCGACACGCTGCTCGGCCGTCTCGAGACGCGCGGCGCCAAGGCGCTGTCGAGCGACGAACTGCTGCAGCTCCCGATCCTCTATCGCGCGACGCTGTCGTCGTTATCGATCGCGCGCGCGACGATGCTCGACAAGGCCCTGCTCGACCACCTCGAAGGGTTGGCGATGCGCGGCTATTTCCTGATTTACGGCGTCCGCGAAACGCGGCTCAGCCGCCTGCGCCGCTTCTTCCTTTACGACTGGCCGGCGGCGGTCCGCGCGGTGTGGAAGGAAACGTTGATCATCGCGCTGATCATCACGCTCGGGGCGCTGACAAGCTGGTCGCTCGTCGCGCATAATCCCGAATGGTATTATAATTTCGTCCCCGACGAGATGGCCGGCGGGCGCGACCCGCGCGCGACAGTGGAGTTTCTGCGCTCGACGCTGGGTCACGGCAAGGCGGGGGGCAAGGATGAGGGCGCGCTGCACGTCTTTGCGACCTTCCTGTTTACCCACAACAGCCGCGTTTCGATCATGTCCTTTGCGCTCGGCTTTGCCTTCGGTGTTCCGACGATGATGCTGGAATATTATCAGGGGATCGGGCTGGGCGCGATGCTCGCGGTCTTTTCCGCCAAGGGGCTGGGCGTCGATTTCGGCGGCTGGCTGTTCATCCACGGCACGACCGAATTGTTCGCCGCAGCCCTGTCCGGAGCGGCGGGGCTGCGGATTGGCAGCGCGGTCGTCTTTCCCGGCGCCCGCTCGCGCCTTCAGGCCGCCGCCGAGGCAGGCCGCACCGCAGGCAAGGTGATGGTCGGCGTCATCCTGATGCTGCTCGCCGCCGGCCTCCTCGAAGGGTTCGGGCGCCAGCTCATCACCGATACCGTGATGCGCTACGCGATCGGATCGCTGATGCTCGCCTTCTGGCTCGCCTATTTCTACATCCCGCGCCGCGAGAATGTCGCTTGA
- a CDS encoding DUF58 domain-containing protein — translation MIYPTRRAIYLLLLGAPVALALGLLRPDLWLFALGWIALVALGLLLDTLTGAAPRRLALDARFPLQIGVGEPFEMMLAARAPALPRRAEFALSLDDRLAPGGRIAAAFETVGEGEDAALAHRLALTASRRGQAAVDALWVRWAGPFGLVWKQRRFAIDRAISVVPNMRLVTDEGRRLFQRNSWFGLRQQKLRGEGHEYEALAEYQPGMDRRAIDWNASARHVKLLAKEYRVERDNRVVLAIDAGRTMAEPVGAMPRVDRAVSAALLLAYAGLKLGDRISLFSFAAKPIGMTPAYGHTQDFPALQRAASRIDYAPVESNFTLALSTLGAELNRRSLIILFTEFTDATSADLMIRAAGRLVKKHRLLFVVIKDEELEDEERRRPESGSDVTRANVAAAMLRDRQLVIARLQRLGADVIEVPADAMGAHVVEAYLGIKRQGSL, via the coding sequence GTGATCTACCCGACGCGGCGCGCGATCTATCTGCTGCTGCTCGGCGCCCCCGTGGCGCTGGCGCTCGGCCTGCTGCGCCCGGACCTTTGGCTCTTCGCGCTCGGCTGGATCGCGCTCGTCGCCCTGGGGCTGCTCCTCGATACGCTGACCGGCGCGGCGCCGCGCAGGCTCGCGCTCGACGCCCGGTTCCCGCTGCAGATCGGGGTCGGCGAGCCGTTCGAAATGATGCTTGCGGCGCGCGCGCCAGCCCTTCCGCGCCGCGCCGAGTTCGCGCTGTCGCTCGACGACCGGCTGGCACCCGGTGGCCGCATCGCGGCGGCTTTCGAAACGGTGGGCGAAGGCGAAGATGCCGCGCTCGCCCATCGGCTAGCGCTCACCGCCTCGCGACGCGGACAGGCGGCGGTCGATGCGCTTTGGGTGCGCTGGGCAGGACCGTTCGGCCTGGTCTGGAAACAGCGTCGCTTCGCGATCGACCGCGCGATCAGCGTCGTGCCCAACATGCGCCTGGTTACTGACGAAGGCCGCCGCCTGTTCCAGCGCAACAGCTGGTTCGGGCTCCGCCAGCAGAAGCTGCGCGGCGAAGGCCATGAATATGAGGCGCTGGCCGAATATCAGCCGGGCATGGATCGGCGCGCGATCGACTGGAATGCATCGGCGCGGCACGTCAAGCTGCTTGCCAAGGAATATCGGGTCGAGCGCGACAACCGCGTCGTGCTGGCGATCGACGCCGGTCGCACGATGGCCGAGCCCGTCGGCGCGATGCCGCGCGTCGATCGCGCGGTATCCGCGGCGCTGCTGCTGGCCTATGCAGGGCTGAAGCTCGGCGACCGGATCAGCCTCTTTTCCTTTGCCGCCAAGCCGATCGGCATGACCCCCGCCTATGGGCACACGCAGGATTTTCCGGCGCTGCAACGCGCGGCGAGCCGCATCGATTATGCGCCGGTCGAGAGCAATTTCACCCTCGCGCTGTCGACTCTCGGCGCCGAACTCAACCGCCGGTCGCTGATTATCCTGTTCACTGAATTCACCGATGCGACGAGCGCCGACCTGATGATCCGTGCGGCGGGCCGGCTGGTCAAGAAGCACCGACTGCTGTTCGTCGTCATCAAGGACGAGGAATTGGAGGACGAGGAACGCCGCCGTCCCGAAAGCGGATCGGACGTCACGCGCGCCAATGTCGCCGCGGCGATGCTGCGCGATCGTCAGCTGGTTATCGCGCGGCTCCAGCGGCTGGGCGCCGACGTCATCGAAGTCCCCGCCGATGCGATGGGCGCACATGTCGTCGAAGCCTATCTGGGCATCAAGCGGCAGGGGAGCCTGTGA
- a CDS encoding AAA family ATPase: MTADTIEGVQALGAAIEGEVAKVVFGQQDLTRMVTIALLAGGHVLLEGPPGTAKTLLAQAFARAVGLDFGRIQFTPDLMPGDILGSNLFNFQTSSFTLTKGPIFTELLLADEINRTPPKTQAALLEAMQERRVTINGEPHPMSPRFTVLATQNPIEQQGVYPLPEAQLDRFLFKLVVDYPDADEERRIVAEHGGRFKSPVVSDFGVGQVADAATIGTAIDTIATVRLADEIVDYIVRLVRATRESADLECGASPRAASLLARAACAAAALDGRDYVIPDDVQRLAGGVLRHRVILSAAAEIEGRGVEQVVAALLDRVDVPR, encoded by the coding sequence GTGACGGCTGACACTATCGAGGGCGTCCAGGCGCTCGGCGCCGCGATCGAGGGCGAAGTCGCCAAGGTCGTGTTCGGGCAGCAGGATCTGACCCGCATGGTCACGATCGCGTTGCTTGCTGGTGGCCATGTTCTGCTCGAAGGCCCGCCCGGAACCGCCAAGACGCTGCTCGCGCAGGCTTTCGCCCGCGCCGTCGGGCTTGATTTCGGGCGCATCCAGTTCACCCCCGACCTGATGCCCGGCGACATATTGGGATCGAACCTGTTCAACTTCCAGACGTCGAGCTTCACCCTGACCAAGGGTCCGATCTTCACCGAGTTGCTGCTTGCCGACGAGATCAACCGCACCCCGCCCAAGACGCAGGCGGCGCTGCTCGAGGCGATGCAGGAACGGCGCGTGACGATCAACGGCGAGCCGCACCCGATGAGCCCGCGCTTCACCGTACTGGCGACGCAAAATCCGATCGAGCAGCAGGGCGTCTATCCGCTGCCCGAGGCGCAGCTCGACCGCTTCCTGTTCAAGCTGGTCGTCGATTATCCCGACGCCGACGAGGAGCGGCGCATCGTGGCCGAACATGGCGGGCGCTTCAAAAGCCCCGTGGTCTCCGATTTCGGCGTTGGGCAGGTTGCCGACGCCGCGACGATCGGTACCGCGATCGACACGATCGCGACCGTCCGCCTGGCCGACGAGATCGTCGACTATATCGTCCGGCTGGTGCGCGCGACCCGCGAAAGCGCCGACCTCGAATGCGGCGCGAGTCCGCGCGCGGCGAGCCTGCTTGCCCGCGCCGCCTGCGCAGCCGCCGCGCTCGACGGCCGCGACTATGTGATCCCCGACGACGTGCAGCGGCTCGCCGGCGGCGTATTGCGCCACCGCGTGATCCTGTCGGCCGCGGCGGAGATCGAGGGGCGCGGCGTCGAACAGGTCGTCGCTGCGCTGCTCGACCGGGTGGACGTGCCGCGGTGA